A window of Numenius arquata chromosome 6, bNumArq3.hap1.1, whole genome shotgun sequence contains these coding sequences:
- the PSMC3 gene encoding 26S proteasome regulatory subunit 6A yields the protein MASVWDESEDGVGEEVLKMSTEEIVQRTRLLDSEIKIMKSEVLRVTHELQAMKDKIKENSEKIKVNKTLPYLVSNVIELLDVDPNDQEEDGANIDLDSQRKGKCAVIKTSTRQTYFLPVIGLVDAEKLKPGDLVGVNKDSYLILETLPTEYDSRVKAMEVDERPTEQYSDIGGLDKQIQELVEAIVLPMNHKEKFENLGIQPPKGVLMYGPPGTGKTLLARACAAQTKATFLKLAGPQLVQMFIGDGAKLVRDAFALAKEKAPSIIFIDELDAIGTKRFDSEKAGDREVQRTMLELLNQLDGFQPNTQVKVIAATNRVDILDPALLRSGRLDRKIEFPMPNEEARARIMQIHSRKMNVSPDVNYEELARCTDDFNGAQCKAVCVEAGMIALRRGATELTHEDYMEGILEVQAKKKANLQYYA from the exons ATGGCGTCGGTGTGGGATGAGTCTGAG GATGGCGTGGGCGAGGAGGTGCTGAAGATGTCCACGGAGGAGATCGTGCAGCGTACGCGCCTCCTGGACAGCGAGATCAAG ATCATGAAGAGCGAAGTACTGAGAGTGACCCATGAGCTTCAGGCCATGAAAGACAAGATCAAAGAGAACAGCGAGAAGATCAAAGTGAACAAAACCCTGCCATACCTTGTCTCTAACGTTATTGAG CTGCTGGATGTTGACCCCAATGACCAGGAAGAGGATGGAGCAAACATTGACCTGGATTCCCAGAGAAAGGGCAAGTGTGCTGTGATCAAGACCTCTACGCGCCAG ACGTATTTCCTGCCTGTTATTGGGTTGGTTGATGCCGAGAAGTTGAAGCCTGGAGACCTAGTG GGGGTGAACAAAGACTCTTACTTGATCCTGGAGACTCTGCCGACTGAATACGATTCACGGGTGAAAGCCATGGAGGTGGATGAGAGACCCACAGAGCAGTACAGTGACATCGGGGGCCTGGATAAACAAATCCAAGAG ctCGTGGAGGCCATTGTTCTGCCGATGAATCATAAGGAGAAATTTGAAAACCTGGGTATACAGCCGCCCAAAGGGGTCCTTATGTACGGGCCTCCAGGAACAGGGAAGACGCTTTTAGCTCGAGCATGTGCTGCCCAGACCAAG GCCACGTTCCTGAAGCTTGCTGGTCCTCAACTCGTGCAGATGTTCATTGGCGATGGAGCTAAGCTGGTACGCGATGCTTTCGCTCTAGCCAAGGAGAAAGCTCCTTCCATCATCTTTATTGACGAACTGGATGCCATTGGCACTAAAAG GTTTGACAGTGAGAAGGCTGGTGATCGGGAGGTGCAGAGGACCATGCTGGAGCTGCTTAATCAGCTTGATGGTTTCCAGCCCAACACACAAGTCAAG GTGATAGCTGCAACCAACCGGGTTGATATCTTGGACCCCGCTTTGCTCCGCTCTGGACGATTAGATCGCAAGATTGAGTTCCCGATGCCTAATGAGGAGGCCAGAGCCAGAATTATGCAGATTCATTCACGCAAAATGAATGTCAG CCCCGATGTGAACTACGAGGAGCTGGCTCGCTGCACAGATGACTTCAACGGAGCCCAGTGCAAGGCTGTGTGCGTTGAAGCG GGGATGATTGCCCTCCGTCGTGGAGCTACAGAGCTCACCCACGAGGACTACATGGAGGGAATCTTGGAGgttcaagcaaagaaaaaagccaaccTGCAGTACTATGCCTGA
- the LOC141465177 gene encoding transmembrane protein 178B-like, giving the protein MAAAAQALSGSGLLLAAAALALLAVAIGTDSWYETDARRHRERCRGFGHKRSDPPGSMSAPSSHLPLRARPPRALLPGRPPAPAPAAAAAALDSHCGRRFNSTVSGLWRRCHRAGYEPDSEELIRKGVIQRCTAVKYHYTSSSLPRNLPINITNTIRQDEWHALHLRRMTAGFIGMAVSIILFGWIIGVLGCCKQQELMQYVAGLLFLMGGTCCIISLCTCVAGINFELSRYPRYVYGLPEDISHGYGWSMFCAWGGLGLTLLAGFLCTLAPSLNTSRASVQKPRQENGAV; this is encoded by the exons ATGGCGGCCGCGGCTCAGGCGCTGAGCGGCTCCGGGCTGCTcctggccgccgccgccctcgCCCTCCTGGCCGTGGCCATCGGCACCGACTCCTGGTACGAGACGGACGCGCGGCGGCACCGTGAGCGCTGCCGCGGCTTCGGCCACAAGCGCAGCGACCCGCCCGGCTCCATGTCGGCGCCCAGCTCGCACCTGCCGCTCCGCGCCCGGCCCCCGCGGGCCTTGCTGCCCGGGCGgcccccggcaccggcaccggcagccgccgccgccgctctggACTCGCACTGCGGCCGCCGCTTCAACTCTACCGTCTCGGGGCTCTGGAGGCGCTGCCACCGCGCGGGCTACGAGCCGGACAGCGAGGAGCTCATCCGGAAAG GGGTTATTCAGCGCTGCACTGCTGTGAAGTACCACTACACCTCCAGCTCGCTGCCTCGCAACTTACCCATCAACATCACAAACACCATCCGGCAGGATGAGTGGCACGCGCTCC aCCTGCGGAGGATGACAGCTGGCTTCATTGGCATGGCAGTCTCCATCATCCTGTTTGGGTGGATCATCGGTGTGCTGGgctgctgcaaacagcaggagCTCATGCAGTATGTGGCTGGGCTGCTCTTCCTAATGGGAG GTACATGCTGTATCATCTCCCTCTGCACATGCGTAGCTGGGATCAATTTTGAGTTGTCCCGCTATCCTCGCTACGTCTATGGGCTGCCAGAGGACATCAGTCATGGCTATGGCTGGTCCATGTTCTGTGCCTGGGGAGGCCTGGGCCTCACCCTGCTGGCTGGGTTCCTCTGCACGTTGGCCCCATCACTCAACACTTCTCGGGCGTCCGTACAAAAACCCAGACAAGAAAACGGGGCCGTGTGA
- the SLC39A13 gene encoding zinc transporter ZIP13: MTKQKLLLDGTLSLFLIVACEAQQLPRSHVAASSGPLCEKEAESWGNLFSSERLDAWICSLIGSFMVGLSGVFPLLVIPFETGAALRSEAGSHRLKQLLSFAIGGLLGNVFLHLLPEAWAYTCSATTGEGQSFQQQKLLGLWVIIGFLTFLVLEKIFLEKEEKECPGVAHDSKAPAGKIPNGSGYPLPKVAGQSQRAGKGSTQCNGSSLQSCPTDNRIKISGYLNLLANTIDNFTHGLAVAASFLVSRKVGFLTTMAILLHEIPHEVGDFAILLRAGFDRWSAAKMQLSTALGGILGACFAICAQSPKGAGETVAWILPFTSGGFLYIALVNVVPDLLEEKNPWNSLQQILLLCTGITVMVLLSLTTE, from the exons ATGACAAAACAAAAGCTTCTGCTTGATGGGACACTCTCCTTGTTTCTAATCGTGGCCTGTGAAGCTCAGCAGCTCCCGAGGAGTCATGTTGCTGCTAGTTCTGGTCCTCTGTGTGAGAAGGAGGCAGAGTCCTGGGGAAACCTTTTCAGCAGCGAGCGGCTGGATGCCTGGATTTGTTCCCTCATCGGTTCGTTTATGGTGGGGCTGAGTGGGGTCTTCCCCTTGCTGGTGATCCCCTTTGAGACAGGAGCTGCTCTGCGGTCAGAAG ctggatcACACCGTTTGAAGCAGTTGTTGAGTTTTGCAATTGGAGGACTACTGGGGAATGTGTTTCTGCACCTGCTTCCCGAAGCCTGGGCCTACACATGCAGTGCAACGACAG GAGAAGGGCAGAGCTTTCAGCAGCAGAAGCTTCTGGGTCTCTGGGTGATCATTGGTTTCCTGACTTTCCTCGTTCTAGAGAAGATCTtcctggagaaagaagagaaggagtGCCCTGGTGTG GCCCATGATTCCAAAGCACCAGCTGGAAAGATTCCCAATGGAAGTGGCTACCCGCTGCCGAAGGTGGCAGGCCAATCCCAAAGAGCAGGAAAGGGTTCAACTCAGTGTAACGGCTCCTCTCTCCAGTCTTGTCCAACAGACAACAGAATCAAG ATTAGTGGATACCTCAATCTGCTGGCCAACACCATCGATAACTTCACACATGGCCTGGCAGTAGCAGCCAGCTTCCTGGTCAGCAGAAAG GTTGGATTCCTAACCACAATGGCCATTCTCCTGCATGAAATCCCACATGAG GTTGGAGACTTTGCAATCCTCCTTCGGGCTGGCTTTGACCGCTGGAGTGCAGCCAAGATGCAGCTTTCCACAGCTCTGGGGGGGATTCTAGGAGCCTGCTTTGCAATATGCGCTCAGTCACCGAAAGGAGCAG GGGAAACGGTAGCTTGGATCCTGCCTTTCACTTCTGGAGGATTTCTGTATATTGCCTTGGTAAATGTTGTGCCTGATCTCCTGGAGGAAAAGAACCCTTG GAACTCCCTGCAGCAAATTCTGCTCCTGTGTACAGGCATTACAGTCATGGTGCTACTCTCGCTCACAACTGAGTGA